One genomic segment of Mytilus trossulus isolate FHL-02 chromosome 4, PNRI_Mtr1.1.1.hap1, whole genome shotgun sequence includes these proteins:
- the LOC134714236 gene encoding uncharacterized protein LOC134714236 encodes MERIQSMRHVALLNSLHQDGFPNVKTATEGDIEISVINVPKTHLESYRTLAIALVFIEKMRIDEEIYENKKYSNDILILESKLYDILCHMDEVISKNGDSIEHVTREVMNKELRAYSERTHRFARDYITVKDTSKIMDYFIFQYTALNKYIQES; translated from the exons ATGGAGCGAATACAAAGTATGCGACATGTGGCATTGCTGAATAGCTTGCATCAAGATGGATTTCCAAATGTTAAAACTGCGACGGAAGGGGATATAGAAATTTCCGTAATCAAT GTACCGAAAACTCATTTGGAAAGCTACAGGACTTTAGCAATTGCTTTAGTCTTCATTGAAAAAATGAGGATTGACGAAGagatatatgaaaacaaaaaatattccaaTGACATTCTGATTCTGGAATCGAAACTTTACGACATTCTCTGTCACATGGATgaagttataagcaaaaatggAGATAGCATTGAACACGTGACACGGGAAGTTATGAACAAGGAACTGCGCGCGTATTCGGAAAGAACACACCGTTTCGCTCGAGATTACATAACAGTGAAAGATACTTCTAAAATCATggactattttatttttcaatacacagctttaaataaatatatccaAGAAAGCTAA